A genomic segment from Luteolibacter ambystomatis encodes:
- the prmC gene encoding peptide chain release factor N(5)-glutamine methyltransferase, translated as MTTLLETLDGGTRYLEKRGIEDARRNMQMLIAHQLGCTRMDLYLRFDQPMEEKDLVPLREALKKRGEGVPLQHLLGTVWFHKNEFKTDTRALIPRPETEELVEMVLKLPDLPEAARALDMGCGSGVLGLSLASAKPAWTVVLADVSPEALALTRENAASIDLANVELTESDLFATVDGPFDLIVANLPYVPETDRPTLTREVMHDPDLALFGGPDGLDVIRRFAPQAFEKLTPGGHIALEIGHDQASHVARLLQDAGFTAVEVKSDLSGVARFPFARKS; from the coding sequence ATGACGACCCTTTTGGAGACCCTCGACGGTGGCACCCGCTATCTGGAGAAACGCGGCATCGAGGACGCCCGGCGCAACATGCAGATGCTCATCGCCCACCAGCTAGGCTGCACCCGCATGGACCTCTACCTGCGGTTCGACCAGCCGATGGAGGAAAAGGATCTCGTCCCGCTCCGGGAAGCCCTGAAAAAGCGTGGAGAGGGTGTCCCGCTCCAACACTTGTTGGGCACCGTCTGGTTTCACAAAAACGAGTTCAAAACCGACACCCGGGCTCTGATCCCCCGCCCGGAAACCGAGGAACTGGTGGAGATGGTGCTGAAACTGCCCGATCTGCCGGAAGCGGCCCGGGCGCTGGACATGGGCTGCGGTTCCGGGGTGCTAGGCCTCTCGCTGGCCTCTGCGAAACCCGCTTGGACCGTGGTTTTGGCGGACGTTTCCCCGGAGGCATTGGCGCTCACGCGGGAAAACGCCGCCTCCATCGACCTTGCCAATGTGGAGCTGACGGAAAGCGACCTCTTCGCCACCGTGGACGGCCCTTTCGACCTCATTGTCGCGAATCTCCCCTACGTCCCGGAAACCGACCGACCCACACTGACCCGCGAGGTGATGCACGATCCGGACCTGGCCCTTTTCGGCGGTCCGGACGGCTTGGATGTGATCAGGCGTTTTGCACCACAAGCCTTTGAAAAACTGACACCCGGAGGACACATCGCACTTGAAATCGGGCATGATCAGGCTTCACACGTCGCCCGTCTTCTCCAAGATGCGGGTTTCACCGCTGTCGAAGTGAAGTCCGACCTGTCCGGCGTCGCCCGGTTCCCTTTCGCCCGTAAATCCTGA
- a CDS encoding DUF485 domain-containing protein produces MPDHNDFIHSEEFLRQLMRRQLRLSVACAATFGGGLLALPLFNYFAPDLMATRVGGFTLSWLILGILFFPFVWVISYTFIRRSLSLEKQEAEDALKHNREA; encoded by the coding sequence ATGCCTGACCACAACGATTTCATTCATAGCGAGGAATTCCTCCGCCAGCTCATGCGGCGGCAGCTCCGGCTCTCGGTCGCCTGTGCGGCCACCTTCGGGGGCGGCCTGCTCGCGCTGCCGCTGTTCAATTACTTCGCGCCGGACCTGATGGCGACCCGCGTGGGAGGGTTCACGCTGAGTTGGCTGATCCTGGGCATCCTGTTTTTCCCGTTCGTGTGGGTGATCAGCTATACCTTCATCCGCCGCTCGCTCTCGCTGGAGAAGCAGGAAGCGGAGGACGCCCTGAAGCACAACCGCGAAGCCTGA
- a CDS encoding solute symporter family protein encodes MNVDPWILVFSLATVVVTLYMGFRSAGKSKTASDFFVAGRSVSVGWNSAAISGEYLSAASFMGIAGMVMSSGYDALWYPVCYACGYLFLLLFIAGPLRRFGAYTIPDFAEGRFDSPLFRKIAVIFVLFIGFFYTMPQMKGAGTTLAYIFPGLPYWVGVVVVGAVITFNVALGGMKGITLIQAMQYWMKMFAISVPIFVLMAVYGSYGSNLGANTTAKEAAPIVQTVERKPLTEKAPADKSWIAPFGPLTTKAVKNAAEALPQEQRADFLAKYQKPYSLLYTYSLIIALVCGTAGLPHILVRFYTNPDGVAAKRTTMWVMILIGVFYVFPPVFGVIGRNLLPELYAGAGAKGTDKIVLELPVLLRAKYGTLGSILSGITCAGAFAAFMSTFSGLLVSMTGALAHDVYGRILKPNSTPGQRLNMFKLCAVIVGTVAVLLGCFVEPLEINFMVGQAFAIAAASYFPLLFVSVWWRDMTMKGAATGMFTGGLLALLSAAMVNVSTLALDKGPMGKLFAGFAPLNQFWAAHPLLRILCEQPAIWAVPLAIILMIVVSKATKKTVPADSRRKMLVLHAPESLGLKQEYIQEQEMPGIDA; translated from the coding sequence ATGAACGTTGATCCCTGGATTCTCGTCTTCTCGCTGGCGACCGTGGTGGTGACCCTCTACATGGGGTTCCGTTCCGCGGGCAAATCGAAGACTGCTTCGGACTTTTTCGTTGCCGGTCGTTCGGTTTCGGTCGGATGGAACTCCGCCGCGATTTCCGGCGAATACCTGAGCGCCGCCTCCTTCATGGGCATCGCCGGCATGGTGATGTCCTCCGGCTATGACGCGTTGTGGTATCCGGTGTGCTACGCCTGCGGGTATCTCTTCCTGTTGTTGTTCATCGCGGGGCCGCTGCGGCGGTTCGGGGCCTATACAATCCCGGACTTTGCGGAAGGGCGTTTCGATTCACCGCTGTTCCGGAAGATCGCGGTGATCTTCGTGCTGTTCATCGGCTTTTTCTACACCATGCCGCAGATGAAGGGCGCTGGCACCACGCTGGCCTACATCTTCCCGGGCCTGCCCTACTGGGTGGGCGTGGTGGTGGTGGGTGCGGTGATCACCTTCAACGTCGCTCTCGGTGGCATGAAGGGCATCACGCTCATCCAGGCGATGCAATACTGGATGAAGATGTTCGCCATCTCCGTGCCGATCTTCGTGCTGATGGCGGTGTATGGTTCCTATGGCAGCAACCTCGGTGCGAATACCACCGCGAAGGAGGCCGCTCCGATTGTGCAAACCGTGGAGCGCAAGCCGCTGACGGAAAAGGCTCCGGCGGATAAATCATGGATCGCGCCCTTTGGTCCGCTGACCACCAAGGCCGTGAAAAATGCCGCAGAAGCTTTGCCCCAGGAGCAGCGCGCCGATTTCCTCGCGAAATACCAGAAGCCGTATTCGCTGCTCTACACCTACTCGCTCATCATCGCGCTGGTATGCGGCACGGCCGGTTTGCCGCACATCCTCGTGCGTTTCTACACGAACCCGGATGGTGTCGCGGCGAAGCGGACCACGATGTGGGTGATGATTCTCATTGGTGTCTTCTATGTCTTCCCGCCGGTATTCGGCGTGATCGGACGCAATCTTCTGCCTGAACTTTATGCGGGTGCCGGAGCAAAAGGCACGGACAAGATCGTCTTGGAGCTGCCCGTGCTGCTGAGAGCGAAGTATGGCACGCTCGGTTCGATTCTCAGTGGCATCACCTGTGCGGGTGCCTTCGCCGCGTTCATGAGCACGTTCAGCGGTTTGCTGGTCTCGATGACCGGCGCGCTGGCACATGATGTTTATGGCCGCATCCTCAAGCCGAACTCCACGCCGGGGCAGCGGTTGAACATGTTCAAGCTTTGCGCGGTGATCGTCGGAACGGTGGCGGTGTTGCTCGGTTGTTTCGTGGAGCCGCTGGAAATCAATTTCATGGTTGGTCAGGCGTTCGCCATCGCCGCCGCCAGCTATTTCCCGCTGTTGTTCGTGAGCGTGTGGTGGCGTGACATGACGATGAAGGGCGCGGCCACCGGCATGTTCACGGGTGGGCTGCTGGCGCTGCTTTCCGCTGCCATGGTGAATGTCAGCACGCTGGCGCTCGACAAGGGACCAATGGGCAAGCTTTTCGCGGGATTCGCACCGCTCAATCAATTTTGGGCCGCTCATCCGCTGCTCCGAATCCTTTGCGAGCAGCCAGCGATCTGGGCCGTGCCATTGGCGATCATCCTCATGATTGTCGTTTCCAAGGCGACGAAGAAAACCGTGCCCGCGGATTCGCGCCGCAAGATGCTGGTGCTGCACGCGCCGGAATCGCTCGGCCTGAAGCAGGAATACATCCAGGAACAGGAGATGCCCGGCATTGATGCGTAG
- the murA gene encoding UDP-N-acetylglucosamine 1-carboxyvinyltransferase has product MDKLLVHGGTTLRGAVNISGSKNASLPILAAALLTDEDCIIRRVPDVSDTNYMVQILNALGADVERSSGTVRATCADISDTAPYELVRRMRASICVMGPLLARKRRAVVSLPGGCVIGDRPVDLHLRGLEALGAKVEFEGGNIILTAPDGLRGAEINLSGPLGPTVLGTDNVMMAATLAEGITVIESAAAEPEVLDLANFLNAMGAKIEGAGTSRIVIEGVERLHGVEHTVIPDRIEAGTFMAAAALAGDGVTLRRVCREHLKSITAAIEASGHTVEFNAAGDACTIRRGENLTGCNLVTAPYPGYPTDMQAQMTALLATTPGISVIKDTIFPQRFMHCAELKRMGADIKVDNGTAIVRGVEKLSAAPVMASDLRASAALVLAALTATGTTAINRLYHIDRGYEHIDEKLLMLGAAVERVKE; this is encoded by the coding sequence ATGGACAAACTGCTCGTTCATGGCGGCACCACCCTGCGTGGTGCGGTCAATATCTCCGGCTCGAAGAACGCCTCGCTCCCGATCCTTGCCGCCGCCCTGCTCACGGACGAAGACTGCATCATCCGCCGTGTCCCGGACGTGTCCGACACGAACTACATGGTGCAGATCCTCAATGCCCTGGGTGCGGACGTGGAACGCTCCTCCGGCACCGTGCGCGCAACCTGCGCGGACATTTCCGACACCGCCCCCTATGAACTGGTGCGCCGCATGCGCGCCTCCATCTGCGTGATGGGCCCTCTGCTGGCCCGCAAGCGTCGCGCTGTGGTTTCCCTACCCGGTGGTTGCGTCATCGGTGACCGCCCGGTGGACCTCCACCTCCGCGGCCTCGAGGCGCTGGGTGCCAAGGTCGAGTTCGAAGGTGGAAATATCATCCTCACCGCTCCGGATGGCCTCCGCGGCGCGGAAATCAACCTCAGTGGCCCGCTCGGACCGACCGTGCTGGGCACCGACAACGTGATGATGGCCGCCACCCTGGCGGAAGGCATCACCGTGATCGAGTCCGCCGCCGCCGAGCCTGAAGTCCTGGATCTCGCCAATTTCCTCAACGCCATGGGCGCGAAGATCGAAGGTGCGGGTACCAGCCGCATCGTGATCGAGGGGGTGGAAAGGCTCCACGGCGTCGAGCACACCGTCATTCCGGACCGCATCGAGGCGGGCACCTTCATGGCCGCCGCCGCGCTCGCTGGCGATGGCGTGACGCTGCGCCGCGTTTGCCGCGAGCACCTGAAGTCGATTACCGCCGCCATCGAGGCGTCCGGCCATACGGTCGAATTCAATGCCGCCGGAGATGCCTGCACCATCCGCCGCGGTGAAAACCTCACCGGCTGCAATCTCGTCACAGCCCCCTACCCCGGCTACCCGACGGACATGCAGGCGCAAATGACCGCTCTGCTGGCCACCACGCCAGGCATCAGCGTGATCAAGGACACCATTTTCCCGCAGCGCTTCATGCACTGCGCCGAACTCAAACGCATGGGAGCAGACATCAAGGTGGACAATGGCACCGCCATCGTCCGCGGCGTGGAAAAGCTCTCCGCCGCTCCGGTGATGGCTTCCGACCTGCGCGCCTCCGCCGCCCTGGTGCTGGCCGCTCTTACCGCCACCGGCACCACCGCCATCAACCGCCTCTATCACATCGATCGCGGCTACGAGCACATCGATGAGAAATTGCTCATGCTTGGCGCCGCCGTGGAGCGCGTGAAGGAATAG